The following are encoded together in the Weissella soli genome:
- a CDS encoding glycoside hydrolase family 65 protein, which produces MKRIFEIDPWTITSHELNAEDKRLQESITSLGNEHMGMRGMFEETYSGDTHLGVYIGGVWFPDKTRVGWWKNGYPLYFGKAINAVNFTKAKFTIDGQEVDLAKHAYQDFVVTLDMHDGVLYREFTVFGVHVTITRLISAATKELAAWRFAFEAVDGATHQVVVDASIDADVVNEDANYDEKFWQVLDKNADQSASWMSTQTVPNDFGVPQFTVVAEQTFAGDFTQTANTSTAFAVTNSFAATVGATPVVLEKRVIVTTSRDYADNVAVVAGAHTLSQQVTARSFADIFTAHAAEWHARWEKADVQIEGDVPAQQGIRFNLFHLFATYYGNDSRLNIGPKGFTGEKYGGATYWDTEAFAIPVYLGVTKPEVVKTLLKYRYDQLAGAYHNAQQQDLAGALYPMVTFDGIESHNEWEITFEEIHRNATIAYAIYNYTNLTGDHTWERGEGAEVLIGIARFWAGRVHYSKHQAAYMIHGVTGPNEYENNVNNNFYTNWMAKWVLSYATDVLPKIDDQIAAKLAVTDEEVAHWQDIIAKMWLPEVDTTDVDGNPRHIFLAQDGWLDKDLVPVRDLPADELPINQHWSWDRVLRSPYIKQSDTLHAMYYFPDAFTEEQKRDNYLFYEPFTVHESSLSPSVHSIIAADLKMEDKAVEFYERTARLDLDNYNNDTNDGLHITSMTGAWLSIVQGFAGMRVRDDQLVLNPFLPKKWTSYQFRLIYRGRILEIKVAAEDSTVKLIDGEPLIILLNGIETEVK; this is translated from the coding sequence ATGAAACGAATTTTTGAAATCGATCCCTGGACGATCACATCGCACGAACTAAACGCTGAAGATAAGCGTCTGCAGGAATCAATCACCTCGTTAGGCAACGAACACATGGGGATGCGGGGGATGTTTGAAGAAACCTATTCTGGTGACACCCATCTTGGGGTCTACATCGGTGGGGTTTGGTTCCCTGATAAAACCCGCGTTGGTTGGTGGAAAAATGGCTACCCCTTGTATTTTGGTAAGGCAATCAACGCCGTGAATTTCACCAAGGCTAAATTCACCATTGATGGCCAAGAGGTTGATTTAGCCAAGCATGCCTATCAAGATTTTGTCGTGACATTGGATATGCACGATGGGGTTTTGTATCGCGAATTTACGGTGTTTGGCGTGCATGTGACGATTACACGCTTGATCTCTGCAGCGACTAAGGAGTTGGCAGCTTGGCGCTTTGCCTTTGAGGCTGTCGATGGGGCAACGCACCAGGTCGTCGTTGATGCTAGCATCGATGCGGACGTCGTCAATGAAGACGCCAATTATGATGAGAAATTCTGGCAGGTCTTGGATAAAAATGCTGACCAGTCAGCATCCTGGATGTCAACGCAAACCGTGCCAAATGATTTTGGGGTGCCCCAATTTACGGTGGTGGCTGAACAAACGTTTGCCGGTGATTTTACACAAACTGCGAACACTAGTACCGCCTTTGCCGTGACAAACAGTTTTGCGGCGACGGTCGGCGCTACACCGGTGGTCTTGGAGAAGCGGGTGATTGTCACGACTTCGCGTGATTATGCGGATAATGTAGCCGTGGTGGCTGGTGCCCACACGCTGTCACAGCAGGTCACGGCCCGTAGCTTTGCAGATATTTTTACCGCCCATGCCGCTGAATGGCACGCGCGTTGGGAAAAAGCCGATGTCCAAATTGAAGGGGATGTCCCAGCACAACAGGGGATTCGTTTTAACTTGTTCCACTTGTTTGCGACTTACTACGGCAATGATTCACGGTTAAATATTGGACCAAAGGGCTTCACTGGTGAAAAGTATGGTGGGGCAACCTACTGGGATACGGAAGCCTTTGCGATTCCCGTCTATCTTGGGGTCACCAAGCCAGAAGTGGTGAAGACCTTACTGAAATACCGGTATGACCAATTAGCAGGTGCTTATCACAATGCCCAACAACAAGATTTGGCGGGGGCACTTTATCCGATGGTGACGTTTGATGGGATTGAGTCGCACAATGAATGGGAGATTACCTTTGAAGAAATTCACCGTAATGCAACGATTGCCTATGCCATCTACAATTACACGAATCTGACCGGTGACCATACATGGGAACGCGGTGAAGGAGCCGAAGTGCTCATCGGTATTGCGCGTTTCTGGGCTGGTCGCGTTCATTACTCAAAGCACCAAGCGGCCTACATGATCCATGGGGTCACTGGGCCAAACGAGTATGAAAATAACGTCAATAATAACTTCTACACTAACTGGATGGCCAAGTGGGTTTTGTCTTATGCGACGGACGTATTACCAAAGATTGATGACCAAATCGCAGCCAAGTTAGCTGTGACTGATGAAGAGGTGGCTCATTGGCAAGATATTATTGCTAAGATGTGGTTGCCAGAAGTGGACACCACGGATGTTGACGGCAATCCACGCCATATTTTCTTGGCCCAGGATGGTTGGCTCGATAAGGATCTGGTCCCTGTCCGTGATTTGCCAGCAGACGAATTACCAATCAACCAACACTGGTCATGGGATCGAGTCTTACGTTCACCTTACATCAAGCAATCTGATACATTGCATGCGATGTATTACTTTCCAGATGCCTTTACCGAGGAACAAAAACGTGACAATTATCTCTTCTATGAGCCATTTACGGTGCATGAATCTTCTTTGAGTCCCTCAGTGCATTCAATTATTGCGGCTGATTTGAAGATGGAAGATAAGGCCGTGGAGTTCTACGAACGCACCGCTCGGTTAGATTTGGATAATTATAACAACGATACCAATGATGGCTTACACATCACTTCGATGACGGGTGCTTGGCTGTCAATCGTGCAAGGGTTCGCGGGGATGCGGGTGCGTGATGATCAATTAGTCTTAAATCCCTTCTTGCCAAAGAAGTGGACGAGTTATCAGTTCCGTTTGATCTACCGTGGTCGCATTTTAGAAATTAAAGTTGCCGCGGAGGATAGTACAGTGAAGCTCATCGATGGTGAGCCATTGATCATCCTGTTAAACGGCATTGAGACGGAGGTCAAGTGA
- a CDS encoding glycoside hydrolase family 13 protein, protein MNLAAIYHRPESEMAYLYDEETMHIRLRTARADIAAVSLIAGDPYSLRSLPQVEPFYKRPVPMQLILSDAQFDYWQISVTEPKRRLGYAFFITDTAGETVLYTDKGFVPATDAWLMDMNTYFRMPFFQTIDAFHAPEWVKQTVWYQIFPERFANGDVSNDPVGTKSWRSTDHPGRQDYYGGDLQGILDHLDHLVTLGVNGIYLNPIFKAPSNHKYDTQDYLEIDPDFGDKALFKAFVTAAHARGIRVMLDAVFNHMGDTAPEWQDVMTHGADSKYAQWFHIHEFPVTYTATDNFEFAADATYDTFDYTPHMPKLNTANPEVQAYLLNIATYWIREFDIDAWRLDVANEISHHFWKQFKQATTALKPDFYILGEIWHNSQAWLHGDEFSAVMNYTYTGAILDYFIHHKITATAMMDRLNQQLMRYRDQTNQMMFNALDSHDTPRIKTLAGDDMDLVQQVLAFTFVQPGVPSIYYGTEYGMTGENDPDDRKPMVWEPALQDQAMFAFMQRLISFRREQAPLLSEGTLTWHIIKTDVVALTRTLGQQQLTAVFNAGTQAEPLAVTNVLLANQYESQHLAPHGFVIYQN, encoded by the coding sequence ATGAATTTAGCAGCCATTTACCATCGCCCGGAAAGTGAGATGGCTTATCTATATGACGAAGAGACGATGCATATCCGGCTACGCACAGCGCGCGCGGATATCGCAGCAGTGTCTTTGATTGCAGGAGATCCATATAGTTTACGTAGCCTTCCTCAAGTCGAACCGTTCTATAAAAGGCCGGTGCCGATGCAATTAATTTTATCTGACGCGCAGTTTGATTATTGGCAAATCAGTGTCACCGAACCTAAACGCCGGTTAGGTTATGCTTTTTTTATCACCGATACGGCTGGTGAAACGGTGTTATATACCGATAAGGGCTTTGTGCCAGCAACCGATGCCTGGTTAATGGATATGAATACCTACTTCCGGATGCCCTTTTTTCAAACGATTGACGCCTTCCATGCGCCAGAGTGGGTTAAGCAAACGGTATGGTATCAAATATTCCCTGAACGGTTTGCAAATGGAGATGTAAGCAACGATCCGGTCGGTACAAAGTCTTGGCGGTCAACTGATCATCCTGGTCGGCAGGACTACTATGGTGGTGATTTACAGGGCATTTTGGACCACTTAGATCATTTGGTGACCTTGGGCGTCAATGGTATTTACCTCAACCCTATTTTTAAGGCACCTTCCAATCATAAGTATGACACGCAGGACTATTTAGAAATCGATCCTGATTTTGGTGACAAAGCCTTATTTAAGGCATTCGTAACCGCAGCGCATGCTCGGGGTATCAGGGTAATGTTAGATGCAGTCTTTAACCATATGGGGGATACGGCACCTGAATGGCAAGATGTTATGACGCATGGCGCTGACTCTAAATATGCGCAGTGGTTTCATATTCATGAGTTTCCGGTTACCTACACGGCTACTGACAATTTCGAATTTGCAGCGGATGCGACCTACGATACCTTTGATTACACCCCGCATATGCCAAAATTAAATACTGCCAATCCAGAAGTACAAGCATATCTGTTAAATATCGCCACCTACTGGATTCGTGAGTTTGATATTGATGCGTGGCGGTTGGATGTGGCCAATGAAATTTCACATCACTTTTGGAAACAATTTAAACAAGCAACGACAGCCTTGAAGCCTGATTTTTACATCTTAGGCGAAATTTGGCACAATTCACAAGCCTGGTTGCATGGGGATGAGTTCTCGGCAGTGATGAATTATACCTACACGGGCGCTATCCTTGATTATTTCATCCATCATAAAATCACGGCGACTGCAATGATGGACCGATTAAATCAGCAATTGATGCGCTACCGTGATCAAACTAATCAAATGATGTTTAATGCGTTAGACTCGCACGATACTCCCCGTATCAAAACCTTAGCTGGGGATGATATGGATCTCGTGCAGCAAGTTTTAGCCTTTACCTTCGTCCAACCAGGGGTGCCATCGATTTATTACGGCACTGAATACGGCATGACGGGTGAAAATGATCCGGATGATCGCAAACCAATGGTGTGGGAGCCAGCGTTACAGGATCAGGCTATGTTTGCCTTCATGCAACGACTCATCAGTTTCCGACGGGAGCAAGCACCGCTGCTATCTGAGGGGACGCTGACGTGGCACATCATCAAGACTGACGTGGTGGCACTGACGCGGACGCTTGGTCAGCAACAACTGACGGCGGTTTTCAATGCCGGTACACAAGCAGAACCCCTGGCGGTCACAAATGTCTTGTTAGCTAATCAGTATGAGTCACAGCACTTAGCGCCACATGGTTTTGTTATTTACCAAAATTAA